The Pyricularia oryzae 70-15 chromosome 5, whole genome shotgun sequence genome includes a region encoding these proteins:
- a CDS encoding DNA polymerase iota gives MGIAEVGTNLDANYGSSNNNSNNSLPRKRPAEAQAQPEAQQATETFTRTNGDDERIILHFDYDCFYAQVVENKEPSLKSLPVGIKQKSILATCNYVARRRGVKKLMRISEARDICPDLVLVDGEDLTPFRDTSKILYRVLRSFSWNDRAERLGLDEVFLDVSDMVSYNLDLLNPHGLANSFFCLSSTDPELGFAFDATGFAGCVVAPSWSSNSSRGVVESDEASGLLRKRLLLASHLAYRIRLRIEQEGYTSACGISVNKLLAKMVGSRNKPRNQTTLLALSKADTLSFVDQHSLRSLPGIGGSMAAVMEQHTRSTAPDKPLKAGQVRLQHDVSPHLLEKLLQPLGLEKGIGQKTYRLLHGIDTAEVKFACDFPIQIGIEDTYANTGLSNIAQITQQLIKLSASLIRRIRVDLTEPASNIDGPEAVVWVARPRTLRLTTRQRHPTTGPRPPYNSNRTSRSQPLPSFVHSSPTQPAEDLAARLVEETLLPMFHKLNPPPTGTGPAGYNIGLINICVTGMVASGADFKMSSGRDIAGMFRRQHEVLREFTAYDQDNFNEVGATAMSSPTPVDPNITKNEAVDDVADDEDSLEADWDGGSLVCEFCGHAIPAFAMLAHHRFHQLDGDG, from the exons ATGGGTATCGCAGAAGTAGGCACGAACCTGGATGCAAACTACgggagcagcaacaacaatagCAACAACAGCTTGCCTCGGAAGAGACCAGCTGAAGCTCAAGCACAACCAGAAGCACAACAAGCAACAGAAACATTTACCCGAACCAACGGTGACGACGAAAGGATCATTCTCCACTTT GATTATGACTGCTTCTATGCTCAGGTTGTCGAGAACAAAGAGCCTTCCCTGAAATCTCTCCCCGTGGGCATCAAGCAAAAGAGCATCCTCGCCACCTGCAACTATGTAGCCCGTCGCAGGGGCGTCAAGAAGCTCATGCGCATTTCTGAGGCACGGGACATATGCCCTGATTTGGTGTTGGTTGACGGGGAAGACCTCACCCCTTTCAGAGACACTTCCAAGATACTGTACCGAGTCCTCCGTTCCTTTTCGTGGAATGACCGAGCTGAACGACTCGGACTGGACGAGGTCTTCCTCGATGTCTCTGACATGGTGTCGTACAATCTTGATTTGCTAAACCCGCATGGACTTGCCAACTCCTTCTTCTGTCTGTCAAGCACAGACCCGGAGCTGGGGTTTGCATTTGATGCCACGGGTTTTGCGGGCTGTGTGGTTGCACCATCCTGGTCCTCAAATAGCAGCCGTGGCGTTGTCGAGTCCGACGAGGCCTCTGGGCTTCTTCGTAAACGTCTGCTGCTGGCATCCCACCTGGCGTATCGTATACGCCTTCGTATTGAGCAAGAAGGCTATACTAGCGCCTGTGGCATCTCAGTAAACAAACTTCTCGCCAAAATGGTGGGCAGCCGGAACAAACCCCGCAACCAGACGACGCTCCTTGCCCTCTCAAAGGCAGACACCTTGTCATTTGTAGACCAGCACTCCCTGCGTAGCCTGCCGGGAATAGGTGGCAGCATGGCTGCCGTTATGGAGCAGCACACAAGGTCCACCGCCCCTGACAAGCCCCTGAAGGCCGGCCAAGTCCGCCTCCAACATGATGTATCGCCGCACCTCCTCGAGAAACTCCTACAGCCCCTGGGGTTGGAGAAAGGTATAGGGCAGAAGACATACCGGCTACTCCACGGCATTGACACAGCAGAAGTTAAGTTCGCATGCGACTTCCCAATTCAGATCGGCATAGAGGATACATACGCAAACACCGGCCTATCCAACATTGCGCAGATAACACAGCAATTAATCAAACTGTCTGCCTCGCTCATCCGCCGCATCCGCGTGGACCTAACAGAACCGGCTAGTAACATTGACGGCCCCGAGGCTGTGGTCTGGGTCGCCCGGCCCAGGACCTTGCGCCTCACCACTCGCCAGCGGCACCCCACCACCGGCCCGCGTCCGCCATACAACAGCAACCGTACCTCGCGCAGTCAACCGCTACCTAGCTTTGTACACAGCTCCCCCACCCAGCCGGCAGAGGACCTTGCTGCCCGGCTGGTCGAGGAGACGCTGCTACCCATGTTTCACAAACTGAACCCCCCACCAACCGGCACCGGGCCAGCCGGGTATAACATCGGCCTCATTAACATATGCGTCACTGGCATGGTAGCTAGTGGTGCGGACTTCAAGATGAGCAGCGGCCGGGATATCGCAGGCATGTTCCGCAGACAGCATGAAGTCCTTCGTGAATTCACTGCGTATGATCAAGATAACTTTAATGAGGTTGGAGCGACGGCAATGTCTAGTCCCACTCCTGTCGATCCAAATATCACCAAAAATGAGGCTGTGGATGATGTCGCCGACGATGAGGATAGTCTGGAAGCAGACTGGGACGGCGGCTCACTCGTCTGTGAGTTTTGTGGCCACGCCATCCCCGCATTTGCGATGCTAGCTCATCATCGCTTCCACCAGCTCGATGGTGATGGCTAA
- a CDS encoding ribosome biogenesis protein TSR1, translating into MPSAVAGHRPTTKVGNKPFKSRKATKGAIRTLAKGKVPTEKGQRKTQHQQVMSKLDRRNQSRQKLLNKQREHRSDNQVFAGRDGAPRNVAVIPLCADGDAADAIRSLNLSLDIETEVSPGCTRVSVDRFKQKLAYFPVVRDLATCLDAARVADFVVLVLSAEVEVDQLGELILRSVESQGVSTVFTVVQGLNKVEPVKQRLSIVDSLKSYIKYYHPDQDKIYSLDNRQECSNLMRSVCSTTPKGVVWRDERSWMLVEDVQFPASESDLTVVTGVVRGKGLKADRLVQVGDWGTFQIEKIMAAPLSTKKAKEGSMAVDDAPSQEPLDVPTDDRDDLDELAPEEIVMEDDDEMDDAQTSASAPTKKGVLLDDHHYFSDDEEGQPQIRKRLPKGTSKYQSAWYLDDGVSDSGSDLEDLDMEDDAQSEAAPRPEDGVEGMAMDAQTEYGASEYPQSEMFVEPNEDEDAKQLEAYRASRRDEAEDDKEFPDEIELHPNVLARERLARYRGLKSLRTSKWEEEEDRAHEPEDWRRLLQVPDYNGSKSRCTREALVGGVAPGTRVAVHLKGVPASVAASYDGRKPITMFSLLRHENKQSVVNFLINLSSEFPRSLKAKEELVIQYGPRRLVINPLFSQGGNTPNDVHKYGRFLHPGQSAVATFVGPVIWGPVPALFFKKQEGSDDLSLTLVGTGTALPPSTGRVVAKRVILTGHPYHIHKKIVTIRYMFFNREDVEWFKALPLWTRRGRSGYFKEALGTHGYFKATFDGRINPQDSVGVSLYKRVWPRKSVPFRGELVGAEEAPKLVEAGAMDEDIA; encoded by the exons ATGCCGAGCGCAGTCGCAGGCCACAGGCCGACCACGAAGGTCGGCAACAAGCCCTTCAAGTCGCGCAAGGCCACCAAGGGCGCCATAAGAACACTAGCAAAAG GCAAAGTACCCACCGAAAAGGGCCAGCGCAAGACCCAACACCAGCAAGTCATGTCCAAGCTCGACCGCCGCAACCAGTCCCGACAGAAGCTGCTCAACAAGCAGCGCGAGCACCGCAGCGACAACCAGGTCTTTGCCGGCCGCGACGGCGCCCCGCGCAATGTTGCCGTGATACCCCTCTGCGCCGATGGtgacgccgccgacgccatCCGTTCTCTCAATCTTAGCCTCGACATCGAGACCGAAGTCTCGCCCGGATGCACCCGCGTCTCGGTCGACCGCTTCAAGCAGAAGCTCGCATACTTCCCCGTGGTTCGTGACTTGGCCACATGTCTGGACGCCGCGCGCGTGGCTGACTTTGTCGTCCTTGTGCTCTCGGCCGAGGTTGAGGTCGACCAGCTGGGTGAGCTGATACTGAGGAGCGTGGAGAGCCAGGGTGTGTCAACCGTCTTTACTGTGGTCCAGGGACTTAACAAGGTCGAGCCTGTGAAACAGAGGCTGTCCATTGTGGACTCGCTCAAGTCTTACATCAAGTACTACCATCCCGACCAGGACAAGATCTACAGCCTGGACAACAGGCAGGAGTGCTCAAACCTCATGAGGTCCGTCTGCAGCACGACACCAAAGGGAGTTGTGTGGAGGGACGAGCGCAGCTGGATGCTGGTCGAGGATGTTCAGTTCCCGGCCTCGGAATCTGACCTAACCGTGGTCACCGGTGTGGTCAGGGGCAAGGGCCTCAAGGCAGATAGGCTAGTCCAGGTGGGAGACTGGGGTACGTTCCAGATCGAGAAGATTATGGCCGCGCCCCTGTCGACaaagaaggccaaggaggGATCAATGGCGGTTGACGATGCGCCATCACAAGAGCCGCTCGACGTGCCGACAGATGACAGGGATGATCTGGACGAGCTTGCGCCAGAGGAGATCGTGAtggaggatgacgacgagaTGGACGACGCCCAGACATCGGCCTCTGCGCCAACAAAGAAGGGTGTTCTTCTTGACGACCACCACTATTTCtcagacgacgaggagggaCAGCCTCAGATTCGCAAGAGGTTACCCAAGGGAACCTCAAAATATCAATCTGCCTGGTATCTGGATGACGGTGTTTCGGACTCGGGCTCCGATCTGGAAGATCTCGACATGGAGGATGACGCACAAAGCGAggcggcaccgagaccagaGGATGGCGTCGAGGGCATGGCCATGGACGCACAGACCGAGTACGGAGCGTCAGAGTACCCGCAGTCCGAGATGTTTGTGGAGCcgaacgaggacgaggacgcaAAACAGCTCGAGGCATACCGAGCAAGCAGGCGGGATGAAGCAGAGGACGACAAGGAATTCCCCGACGAGATCGAGCTGCACCCCAACGTCCTCGCAAGGGAACGTCTGGCGCGGTACAGAGGTCTCAAGAGCTTGAGGACAAGCAAGTGGGAGGAAGAAGAGGACAGGGCGCATGAGCCCGAGGATTGGCGCCGGCTGCTCCAAGTTCCCGACTACAACGGGTCAAAGTCGCGATGCACGCGGGAAGCGCTCGTCGGCGGTGTCGCACCGGGAACCCGGGTCGCAGTTCACCTGAAGGGCGTCCCAGCTTCGGTGGCAGCTTCCTACGACGGCAGGAAACCCATCACCATGTTCTCCCTGCTGAGGCACGAGAACAAGCAGAGCGTGGTCAACTTCCTGATCAACCTCAGCTCCGAGTTCCCAAGGTCGCTCAAGGCCAAGGAAGAGCTGGTGATCCAGTACGGCCCAAGGAGGCTTGTCATCAACCCCCTGTTCTCTCAGGGCGGCAACACGCCAAACGACGTGCACAAGTACGGCAGGTTCTTGCACCCGGGCCAGTCGGCGGTGGCGACCTTTGTCGGCCCCGTGATCTGGGGACCCGTGCCGGCCTTGTTCTTCAAGAAGCAGGAGGGCAGTGATGACTTATCGCTGACACTCGTGGGCACCGGCACGGCCCTTCCGCCGTCGACGGGCCGTGTGGTCGCCAAGCGCGTGATCCTGACGGGTCACCCGTACCACATCCATAAGAagatcgtcaccatccggtACATGTTCTTCAACCGCGAGGACGTTGAGTGGTTCAAGGCCCTGCCGCTGTGGACGAGGCGTGGACGCAGCGGGTACTTCAAGGAGGCGCTCGGCACGCACGGCTACTTCAAGGCGACGTTTGACGGCCGCATCAACCCGCAGGACAGCGTCGGAGTCAGCCTGTACAAGCGGGTGTGGCCGAGGAAGTCGGTGCCGTTCAGGGGGGAGCTGGTCGGAGCCGAGGAGGCTCCCAAGCTGGTCGAGGCGGGTGCTATGGATGAGGATATTGCTTGA
- a CDS encoding ThiJ/PfpI family protein: MMFGPQKLVAVASLVAEFAAQVTAEATPPLKYGLVMFPAVELQDGIGPIDPLQILAAKHNMTLYILAETMQPVSSQIPIGVTPFAPSILPTHTFADAPDDIQVLIVPGGPGVRDLQTSASAEAYIRATHPKLEHLITICTGSILAGRAGALDGKLATTNKSAWKSLTPSVPGVKWVAPARWIRDGNVWSSSGVLSGIDLIHAWIKVMFGDEEEQRIAGLTEYIPQTSQCDEPYTARFNITPTADKCIEE; the protein is encoded by the exons ATGATGTTTGGCCCCCAGAAACTGGTGGCAGTGGCCTCTCTGGTCGCAGAATTTGCAG CCCAAGTAACGGCCGAAGCAACCCCACCGCTCAAGTACGGGCTCGTCATGTTCCCGGCCGTTGAGCTCCAGGACGGCATCGGCCCCATCGACCCCCTGCAAatcctcgccgccaagcaCAACATGACCCTATACATCCTCGCCGAGACCATGCAGCCCGTATCGAGCCAGATCCCGATCGGAGTGACCCCATTCGCCCCCAGCATACTGCCGACGCACACCTTTGCCGACGCCCCGGACGACATCCAGGTGCTTATCGTGCCCGGCGGACCGGGCGTACGCGACCTCCagacctcggcctcggccgagGCCTACATCCGGGCGACGCACCCTAAGCTGGAGCATCTCATCACCATCTGCACGGGTAGCATCCTGGCCGGCAGGGCTGGCGCGCTCGACGGCAAGCTCGCCACGACCAACAAGTCTGCGTGGAAGAGCCTGACGCCGTCGGTGCCGGGGGTCAAGTGGGTGGCGCCGGCACGCTGGATTAGGGACGGCAACGTTTGGTCGTCATCTGGAGTGTTGTCGGGGATCGATCTCATTCACGCGTGGATCAAGGTCATGTttggcgacgaggaggagcagaGGATCGCGGGCCTGACCGAATACATACCGCAGACGAGCCAGTGCGATGAGCCTTACACCGCAAGGTTCAACATCACGCCGACTGCTGATAAATGCATCGAGGAATAG
- a CDS encoding glyceraldehyde-3-phosphate dehydrogenase, which produces MVKCGINGFGRIGRIVFRNAIEHPDCEIVAVNDPFIEPKYAKYMLEYDSTHGRFKGTVEVSGSDLVVNGKKVKFYTERDPANIPWSETGAEYVVESTGVFTTTDKASAHLKGGAKKVIISAPSADAPMYVMGVNEKSYDGSASVISNASCTTNCLAPLAKVINDKFGIVEGLMTTVHSYTATQKTVDGPSAKDWRGGRGAAQNIIPSSTGAAKAVGKVIPALNGKLTGMSMRVPTANVSVVDLTCRLEKGASYEEIKAAIKEAADGPLKGILEYTEDDVVSSDMIGNNASSIFDAQAGIALNDKFVKLVSWYDNEWGYSRRVIDLVTYISKVDGGK; this is translated from the exons ATGGTCAAGTGTGGTATCAACGGTTTCGGTCGTATCGGCCGCATTGTCTTCCGCAATGCTATCGAGCACCCCGACTGCGAGATTGTCGCCGTCAACGACCCCTTCATCGAGCCCAAGTACGCC AAATACATGCTCGAGTACGACTCCACCCACGGCCGCTTCAAGGGCACCGTCGAGGTCTCGGGCTCGGACCTGGTCGTCAACGGCAAGAAGGTCAAGTTCTACACTGAGCGTGACCCCGCCAACATTCCCTGGTCCGAGACTGGCGCCGAGTACGTCGTTGAGTCGACCGGTGTCTTCACCACCACCGACAAGGCCTCTGCTCACTTGAAGGGTGGTGCCAAGAAGGTCATCATCTCGGCCCCCTCTGCCGACGCCCCCATGTACGTGATGGGTGTCAACGAGAAGTCGTACGACGGCAGCGCCAGCGTCATCTCCAACGCTTCTTGCACCACCAACTGCTTGGCTCCCCTCGCCAAGGTCATCAACGACAAGTTTGGCATCGTTGAGGGTCTCATGACCACCGTCCACTCCTACACTGCCACCCAGAAGACCGTCGACGGTCCCTCGGCCAAGGACTGGCGCGGAGGCCGTGGCGCCGCCCAGAACATCATCCCCAGCTCCACCGGCGCCGCCAAGGCTGTCGGCAAGGTCATCCCCGCCCTTAACGGAAAGCTCACCGGCATGTCGATGCGTGTGCCCACCGCCAACGTCTCGGTTGTCGACCTGACCTGCCGCCTTGAGAAGGGTGCCTCGTACGAGGAGATCAAGGCCGCCATCAAGGAGGCTGCCGACGGCCCCCTGAAGG GCATCCTCGAGTACACCGAGGACGATGTCGTCTCGTCCGACATGATCGGCAACAACGCCTCGTCCATCTTCGACGCCCAGGCCGGTATTGCCCTCAACGACAAGTTCGTCAAGCTCGTCAGCTGGTACGACAACGAGTGGGGCTACAGCCGTCGTGTCATTGACCTCGTCACCTACATCTCCAAGGTTGACGGTGGCAAGTAA
- a CDS encoding peroxin 14/17, which yields MADPDKKEDVPVPAWQQQQSNDGSTLDHARLFLQDEEVRQASREKKISFLRSKGVSGADIEILLGEDESSSITSDSNQTTAAAPHSAQEKPTASQPQLPPQPQMQQQQQPQQQTQPAQKPDQPPIVTYPEFLTKPPRPPPLITATTFLNTASAFAGLATLIIGTSKYVLSPMVESLTDARIDLHRSASDGLSRTIEKLEGIVSEVPPLPSASTQDKTGGAARKQDDNDAASSDGGDPTELFHRDVGVQTSPPQTPFAATASTQKPSAIESQATRLAKLTASVREMSVSYATTAETHESTSVVLGHLSADVDKLRTPVATRPAGTVYYRAFAEPDDQVKAVKQSIRSVKGVLLSARSFPPPQGSTLR from the exons ATGGCCGACCCTGACAAGAAAGAGGACGTTCCCGTCCCTGCctggcagcaacagcaatccAATGATGGCTCCACTCTAGACCATGCTCGCCTCTTCCTCCAAGACGAGGAGGTCCGTCAGGCCAGCCGCGAGAAGAAGATATCATTTTTGCGCAGCAAGGGGGTTTCGGGCGCCGATATTGAAATACTGCTCGGGGAGGATGAGAGCAGCAGTATTACCAGCGACAGCAATCAGACCACAGCAGCCGCGCCT CACTCGGCACAAGAGAAACCCACCGCATCTCAACCACAATTGCCACCGCAACCACaaatgcagcagcagcaacaaccccAACAACAAACACAACCAGCCCAAAAGCCCGACCAGCCGCCGATAGTAACCTACCCCGAGTTCCTCACCAAACCCCCCCGGCCACCCCCTCTCATAACCGCCACCACCTTCCTCAACACGGCCTCTGCCTTTGCCGGCCTGGCTACCCTCATAATCGGCACGTCCAAGTATGTTCTTTCCCCGATGGTCGAGTCCCTGACCGACGCCCGGATCGACCTGCACCGCTCCGCCTCGGACGGCCTGAGCCGCACCATTGAGAAGCTTGAGGGCATCGTGTCCGAAGTCCCACCCCTGCCGTCCGCCAGCACGCAGGACAAGACCGGCGGCGCGGCAAGGAAGCAAGACGACAACGACGCAGCTAGCAGTGACGGCGGCGACCCGACGGAGCTCTTCCACCGCGACGTAGGAGTGCAGACCTCTCCGCCGCAGACGCCcttcgccgccaccgccagtaCACAAAAGCCCTCGGCCATCGAGTCGCAGGCGACGCGGCTCGCCAAGCTGACGGCGTCGGTGCGCGAGATGTCGGTCTCGTACGCCACGACGGCCGAGACGCACGAGTCGACCAGCGTCGTTCTCGGCCACCTGTCCGCCGACGTCGACAAGCTCAGGACGCCCGTGGCCACGAGGCCCGCGGGGACCGTCTACTACCGCGCCTTTGCCGAGCCCGACGACCAGGTCAAGGCTGTCAAGCAGAGCATCAGGAGCGTCAAGGGCGTCCTGCTCAGCGCCAGGAGCTTCCCGCCTCCGCAGGGGTCCACGTTGCGATGA
- a CDS encoding Ras-like protein Rab-11A, with protein sequence MANDEYDFLFKVVLIGDSGVGKSNLLSRFTRNEFNLDSKSTIGVEFATRSIQVDSKTIKAQIWDTAGQERYRAITSAYYRGAVGALLVYDISKHQTYENVTRWLKELRDHADANIVIMLVGNKSDLRHLRAVPTEEAKAFASENHLSFIETSAFDASNVELAFQNILTEIYRIVSSKALDSGDTPSMPQTGTNIALSNPTEDSAAKNGKCC encoded by the exons ATGGCCAACGACGAGTACGAC TTCCTCTTCAAAG TGGTGTTGATTGGAGACTCGGGTGTCGGAAAGTCCAACCTGCTTAGTCGATTCACCCGCAACGAGTTCAACCTCGACTCCAAGTCGACCATCGGCGTCGAGTTCGCCACCCGCTCCATCCAAGTCGACTCCAAAACCATCAAGGCTCAAATCTGGGACACGGCAGGCCAGGAGCGCTACCGCGCCATCACTTCGGCCTACTACCGCGGAGCCGTCGGGGCCCTGCTCGTCTACGACATCAGCAAGCATCAGACCTACGAGAACGTGACCCGGTGGCTCAAGGAGCTGAGGGACCATGCCGACGCCAACATAGTAATCATGCTGGTTGGAAACAAGAGCGATTTGCGCCACCTGCGCGCCGTGCCGACCGAAGAGGCCAAGGCATTTGCGA GCGAAAATCATCTGTCATTTATCGAGACTTCGGCTTTCGATGCCAGCAACGTCGAGCTTGCATTCCAAAACATTCTGACAG AGATCTACCGTATCGTATCAAGCAAGGCCCTCGACAGTGGCGATACCCCATCAATGCCGCAGACAGGCACCAACATTGCGCTGTCCAATCCGACGGAGGACTCTGCTGCCAAGAATGGCAAATGCTgttaa
- a CDS encoding ribosome biogenesis protein BRX1, which produces MAAVFKALSKGAGGDKSSEAASAPRKNKQRVLILSSRGVTFRHRHLLNDLAAMLPHGKKDVKFDSKSKLYQLNELAELYNCNNVLFFEARKGQDLYVWASKVPNGPTVKFHLQNLHTMDELNFTGNCLKGSRPVLSFDSAFDKDPHYRVIKELFLHIFGVPEGARKSKPFVDHVMGFSIADGKIWVRNYQINEVEKTKGEDGEDGEAKKEKKSSRKPDAKDTDINLVEIGPRFVLTPVVIQEGAFGGPIIYENKQFVSPNQVRADLRRKKAGRHQMRSGQQADLMAKKDGLGLRTEGSKKQREDELDTRKIFA; this is translated from the exons ATGGCCGCCGTCTTCAAGGCCCTCTCCAAGGGCGCAGGCGGCGACAAGTCGAGTGAGGCGGCCTCGGCCCCCCGTAAGAACAAGCAGCGCGTTCTGATTCTGTCTTCGAGGGGTGTTACTTTCAG GCATCGTCACCTCCTCAACGACCTGGCAGCAATGCTGCCGCACGGCAAGAAAGACGTCAAGTTTGACTCAAAGTCCAAACTTTACCAGCTGAACGAGCTGGCGGAGCTGTACAACTGCAACAACGTGCTGTTCTTTGAGGCACGCAAGGGCCAGGATCTCTACGTGTGGGCGTCAAAGGTGCCCAACGGACCGACAGTCAAATTCCATCTTCAGAACC TACACACAATGGATGAGCTCAACTTCACAGGAAACTGCCTCAAGGGCTCACGGCCGGTCCTATCGTTCGACTCGGCCTTTGACAAGGACCCGCACTACAGGGTGATCAAGGAGCTGTTCCTGCACATATTTGGCGTGCCCGAAGGCGCGCGCAAGTCGAAGCCGTTTGTGGACCACGTCATGGGCTTCAGCATAGCGGACGGCAAGATCTGGGTGCGCAACTACCAGATCAACGAGGTTGAAAAGACCAAGGGCGAGGACGGTGAGGATggcgaggccaagaaggagaagaagtcGAGCAGGAAGCCGGACGCCAAGGACACGGACATCAACCTGGTCGAGATCGGGCCGCGTTTCGTCCTCACCCCCGTCGTGATCCAGGAGGGTGCGTTCGGCGGTCCCATAATATACGAGAACAAGCAGTTCGTGTCGCCCAACCAGGTGCGTGCCGACCTGAGAAGGAAGAAGGCCGGCAGGCACCAGATGAGGTCAGGGCAGCAGGCGGATCTGATGGCCAAGAAGGACGGTTTGGGCCTGAGGACGgagggaagcaagaaacagCGCGAGGACGAGTTAGATACCCGAAAGATCTTTGCTTAA